A window from Rana temporaria chromosome 8, aRanTem1.1, whole genome shotgun sequence encodes these proteins:
- the LOC120910188 gene encoding gastrula zinc finger protein XlCGF17.1-like, protein PEEPQTVRDGAVLPAEKRFSCTECGKRFRLKSHLYVHKRTHTGEKLHSCPEYTLSIRHKSHTGEKPYSCPECGKCFGRKSTLVAHQRSHTGEKPYSHPECGKCFSKKCNFSGLQRSHTGEKPPSCLECGKCFGLKSTLVTHQRFHTGEKPYSCLECGKCFSEKYHLYSHQISHMGEKPHSCPECGKCFGLKSTLVTHQRSHTDEKLYSCPECGKSFLYKSRLVTHQRSHTGQKPFCCSECGKSFLEKSTLNYHQRLHTGEKPYSCSVCGKGFVKQSILVIHQRSHTGEKPFICPECGKCFSEKSNLHKHQRSHTGE, encoded by the coding sequence cctgaggaacctcagactgtgagggacggtgccgtccttccagcaGAGAaaaggttttcctgtactgagtgcggaaaGCGTTTCCGTTTGAAATCCCATCTTTATGTGCATAAAAGAACCCACACAGGTGAGAAACTACATTCCTGCCCTGAGTACACACTTTCCATACGTCATaaatctcacacaggagagaagccgtattcctgccctgagtgtggaaaatgcttTGGACGTAAATCGACTCTTGTTGCACATCAAaggtctcacacaggggaaaagccgtattcccaccctgagtgtgggaaatgtttttcaaagaaatgTAATTTCTCCGGCctacagagatcacacacgggagagaagccgccttcctgtcttgagtgcgggaaatgcttcgGACTTAAATCAACTCTTGTTACACATCAAAGGTTTCACACAGGGGAAAAACCGTATTCCTGTctggagtgcgggaaatgtttttcagagaaataCCATCTCTACAGCCATCAGATATCACACATGGGCGAGAAGcctcattcctgtcctgagtgcgggaaatgctttggACTTAAATCAACTCTTGTCACACATCAAAGGTCTCACACAGAtgagaagctgtattcctgtcctgagtgcggaaaaagttttttatataaatcACGTCTTGTCACACATCAACGTTCTCACACGGGGCAGAAGCCTTTTtgctgttcagagtgtgggaaatcttttTTAGAGAAGTCCACTCTTAATTATCATCAGAGActgcacacgggtgagaagccttaTTCCTGTTCTGTGTGTGGAAAAGGTTTTGTAAAACAATCAATACTTGTcatacatcagaggtctcacacgggggagaagccatttatctgtcctgagtgcgggaaatgtttttcagaaaagTCCAATCttcacaaacatcagagatcgcacacgggtgag